One Purpureocillium takamizusanense chromosome 1, complete sequence genomic window carries:
- a CDS encoding uncharacterized protein (EggNog:ENOG503P2CY~COG:Q): MRKAKNQSVAMNPVNTKPYRLPDNATWLITGCSSGIGREIAKFIFGQPGQRLIATARDPSMLSYLPDQDDKVFKTALDVTSPESVDKAFEAAADHFGDGFYVDVVVNNAGYSLSGDTESATEEQTHQEMETLFFGTARVTMRAVREMRQNNDRRGGLIFNVSSLAGVCAFPGHAYYHAGKFAVEGWTESVAREMHPDWNINFCIAEPSGVKTNFEGSSKKWMAPHPAYASEDMPARKLESYVKKGLQQGAGIEPLDIAKALFEVASRGEKVPLHLPMGPVAVQLIRSKLEARLEGLEAAKSLPGLSSGVGGSQGTR; the protein is encoded by the exons TTACGGGATGCTCCAGTGGCATCGGGCGTGAGATCGCCAAGTTTATCTTCGGGCAACCCGGACAACGCCTTATCGCGACCGCGCGAGACCCTTCGATGCTCTCCTATCTTCCCGACCAGGACGACAAGGTCTTCAAGACCGCACTAGATGTCACGTCGCCCGAGTCGGTCGACAAGGCTTTCGAAGCCGCGGCCGACCACTTCGGAGATGGATTTTACGTGGATGTGGTCGTGAATAATGCCGGGTACTCGCTGTCCGGGGACACGgagtcggcgacggaggagcaGACGCATCAGGAGATGGAGACGCTCTTTTTCGGGACGGCGCGCGTCACGATGCGGGCCGTCCGCGAGATGCGCCAGAACAATGACCGCCGCGGTGGACTCATCTTCAACGTGTCGTCGCTCGCGGGCGTGTGCGCGTTCCCGGGACATGCGTACTACCACGCGGGAAAGTTTGCCGTTGAGGGCTGGACGGAGAGCGTGGCGCGGGAGATGCACCCCGACTGGAACA TCAACTTTTGCATCGCGGAGCCCAGCGGCGTCAAGACCAACTtcgagggcagcagcaagaagtGGATGGCGCCGCACCCAGCGTATGCGAGCGAGGACATGCCGGCGCGCAAGCTCGAGAGCTACGTCAAGAAGGGTCTGCAGCAGGGCGCGGGAATCGAGCCGTTGGACATAGCAAAGGCGCTGTTCGAGGTTGCGAGCCGAGGGGAGAAGGTGCCTCTGCACCTGCCCATGGGCCCCGTGGCTGTTCAGCTCATCCGGAGCAAGCTTGAGGCCCGGCtggagggcctcgaggctgcAAAGTCGCTGCCTGGTCTTTCGAGTGGCGTTGGGGGTTCGCAAGGTACGCGGTAG
- the TWF1_2 gene encoding Twinfilin-1 (COG:W~EggNog:ENOG503NXFR), with the protein MQSGISASEELQAQFKSLVARPDDFALVVSIEREALVPVTSISSKSSSFDDNLATLQEHIKPNVASYFILRRFDDAPQFLAVTYVPDAAPVRQKMLFASTRLTLVRELGTENFRETIFTTTAEELTPNGFKKHDAHAKLAAPLTEEERTLGEVKRAEQEAGAGTGTREIHLSKSLAMPVTEEAIAALKELESKARTVVMLKINSETEVVELVPESPTPNSIADLAQAISSSEPRFTFYRYTHTHNGAEQEPLLFFYTCPATPGNKAIKSRMLYPLMKRAVLEIADREAGLKLEKRFEVEEPAEITEQSVHDDLHPKVAARQGFSRPKRPGR; encoded by the exons ATGCAGTCCGGAATATCAG CTTCGGAGGAGCTCCAAGCGCAGTTCAAGTCGCTCGTCGCACGGCCCGACGActttgccctcgtcgtcagcatcgAACGCGAGGCCCTTGTACCCGTCACCTCGATCTCCTCTAAATCTTCTTCGTTCGATGACAACCTCGCGACGCTCCAAGAGCACATCAAGCCCAATGTCGCCAGCTACTTCATCCTGCggcgcttcgacgacgcACCACAGTTCCTAGCCGTAACCTACGTCCCCGACGCGGCGCCCGTTCGACAAAAGATGCTGTTTGCATCAACGCGGCTGACGCTCGTCCGAGAGCTGGGCACCGAAAATTTTCGCGAGACCATCTTCACGACCACGGCTGAAGAGCTGACCCCCAACGGCTTCAAGAAGCACGATGCGCACGCTAAactggcggcgccgttgacggAAGAGGAGCGAACGCTGGGCGAGGTGAAGAGAGCGGAGCAAGAAGCTGGCGCTGGAACGGGCACGCGGGAAATCCACCTGAGCAAGAGCCTGGCCATGCCGGTAACTGAGGAGGCTATTGCGGCTCTGAAGGAACTCGAGAGCAAGGCGCGGACGGTTGTCATGCTT AAAATCAACTCCGAAACGgaagtcgtcgagctcgtccccGAGTCACCCACGCCAAACTccatcgccgacctcgcccaAGCCATTTCCTCGAGCGAGCCGCGCTTTACTTTCTACCGATACACGCATACACacaacggcgccgagcaggagccGTTGCTTTTCTTCTACACATGTCCTGCCACGCCAGGAAATAAGGCCATCAAGAGCCGCATGCTGTACCCGCTCATGAAGCGAGCGGTGCTCGAAATTGCGGACAGGGAAGCGGGGCTGAAGCTCGAGAAACGATTTGAGGTTGAGGAGCCCGCCGAGATCACGGAGCAGTCGGTGCACGATGACCTGCACCCCAAGGTCGCGGCCCGTCAGGGCTTTAGCCGGCCGAAGCGTCCTGGCAGGTGA